gagacagaggacagggggttgaagacagaacagagaggagacagaggacagggggttgaagacagaacagagaggagacagaggacagggggttgaagacagaacagagaggagaccgaggacagggggttgaagacagaacagagaggagaccgagGACAGGGGGTTGTAACAAtagaaatataatataatagtgtgtaataatgttTTATCTAATTCTGTgtttgtaacacacacacacacacacacacacacacacacacacacacacacacacacacacacacacacacacacacacacacacacacacacacacacacacacacacacacacacacacacacacacatgcacatgcacacgcacacgcacacacacacacacacaaacaaacacacacacatacacacacgcagagagagagagagagagagagagagagaccaacctgcCCAGAGTAGCAGTACAGTGGTGACGATGAGTAGTTCTCCAGTCTGCAGGTTAGGGGTCAGATCCATCCCTTCCATGGTCGGGTCATCTAGGGTAGAGGGGGAAAAGTTACTGTTTGTATATGCAagcacgtgtgtgtgcatgcatgtgtgtgtgtgtgtgtgcgtccatgtctgtgtgtgtgtctaccgtCTATGCTTCCTATAGGGTAGTGATCAGTCTTCTCCAGGGTCCTGAAGTGGACAGTGTGACTGGGCTGGCTGTCTCCCTGAAGACCTATGGACTGGACCTAAGATATAAAACACAATCAGACCTGCAACCCCCTCACGTGTTGAATGCAGGAATGAGGGAGAATTCCGTTTGTTTTTTTGAAAAGTCTCTGAAAAAGTGTTCTATTGAAAAAGTTTGGTTACTAGCTACCTTTTTTGAATGATGGATCCCATGATGTGGTTAGCATCAGGTGCTGGGACCATTACTATCTGTCCAGGGATCCTGCTGACTAAGGGTCTAAAGAGCTGCTGGGCATAGCAGCTAGCCTAGCTGCTAACTAGCTATTGAGATATCAAGGTTTCCTTGACTCCTTGAACACAGCCTGCGCCGCGGTTAGCCCTTGTGGCTGAGACCGCTGGACTTGTGGCTGTCGAAgtccctgctgtttgttgttgtttagaTTCTCTGGCAAcggctctggtgaacattcctgcagtcagaatgccaattgcacgcttcctcaaaacttgagacatctgtggcattgtgttgacctctacctctacccctgacctctaacccctgacctctacatCTAACCTCTATCTCAAACCCTTGACCTCTAActcctgacctctacctctacccctgacctctaacccctgacctctgcctctaccccctgacctctaacccctgatctCCACCTCTACCCCCTGACCTCTACCTATaccccctgacctctaacccctgacctctaacccctgatttctaacccctgacctctaacccctgacctctacctctacccctgatctccacctctaccccctgacctctacctctaccccctgacctctacctctaccccctgacctctaacctgtacctgtACGCTGTAGTGTGTGTCTTCATCCAGGTCCCACAACACACACGCTCGACTTGACGAGTTCACCTCCCGAATGGAGCGCTGCATCAGCCCGTCctgcctctacacacacacacacacacacacacacacacacacacacacacacacacacacacacacacacacacacacacacacacacacacacacacacacacacaaacacacacacacacacagatacacacacacacacacacacacacacacacacacacacacacacacacacacacacacacacacacacacacacacacacacacacagacacacagtaccagtcagaagtttggaaacacaaactcattcaagggtttttcttgatcTTTTactaataatagtgaagacgtcaaaactataaaataacacatatggaatcatgtagtaaccaaaaaagtgttaaaccaattaAAATTGAGTTTATATCTGAGATTCTtcaagttgccaccctttgccttgatgacagctatgcacactcttggcattctctcaaccagcttcatgaggtagtcacctggaattgcatttcaattaacaggtgtgccttgttaaaagttaatttgtggaatttatttccttcttaatgcgtttgaaccaataagttgtgttgtgacaaggtaggggtggtatacagaagatatccctatttggtaaaagaccaagtccatattatggcaagaacagctcaaataagcgaagagaaacgacagtccatcataacATGAAATGTCGGTCaatacagaaaatgtcaagaaaacCCAAGAGATACCTCTGTTGCAGAAGAAAAGTTCATTagagcctcagaaattgcagcccaaataaatgcttcacacacagagttcaggtaacagacagatctcaacataaactgttcagaggagactgcatgaatcaggctttcatggtcaaattgctgcaaacaaacaactactaaaggacaccagtaagaagaagagacttgcttggaccaagaaacacgaacatggacattagactggtggaaatctgtcctttggtctgaagtTCAAATTAGTTCAAACCGCCGTGTCTTGTGAGACGCagtgtgggtgaacagatgatctctgcatgtgtatttcccaccgtgaagcatggaggaggtggtgtgatggtgtgggggtgctttgctggtgacactgtctatgatttgttttgatttcaaggcacacttaaacagcatggctaccacagcattctgcagcgatacgccgtcccatctggtttgggcttagtgggactatcatttgtttttcaacaagacattgacccaacacacctctaggctgtgtaagggctattttaccaagacggaaagtgatggagtgctgcatcagatgacctggcctccacaaacctcaaccaaattgagtcggaccgcagagtgaaagaaaagcagccaacaagtgcaaagctgtcatcaaggcaaagggtggaaatttgaagaatctcaaatataaaataaattttgatttgtttaacacttgtttttctttttgatactgtcacaaagctaactaaaaaagcagcattccccaaaagaggatggctttcacttcaacagtgataaattcatgaacttctttgaggaagaCATAATGATCATTAGAAATCAAAttatggactcctctttaaatctgtgtattcctccaaagctcagtggTCCTGAGTCTgtacaactctgccaggaccaaGGATCAAGGGaaacactcaagtgttttagtactatatctcttgacacaatgatgaaaataatcatggcctcaaaccttcaagctgcatactggaccctattccaactaaactactgaaagagctgattcctgtgcttggccctcctatgttgaacataataaacgtctctctaacCACCGGATAACTCACttaaagtggcagtaataaagcctctcttgaaaaagccaaaccttgacccagaaaatattttaaaaactgtCAGcttatatcgaatctcccattcttctcaaaaatctttgaaaaagctgttgcgcggCAACTCACTGCATTCCTGAACGCTTcaatctggttttagaccccatcatagcacacgtgtgaaggtggtaaattaccttttaatggcgccAGACCGAGACTCTGCATCTATCCTCGTTCTCCtcgaccttagtgctgcttttgataccatcgatcaccacattcttttggagagattgaaacccaaattggtctacacggacaagttcagGCCTGGtgtagatcttatctgtcggaaagatatgtTTGTCTCtttggatggtttgtcctctgtcaaatcaactgtaaatgttggtgttccccaaggctccgttttaggaccactattgttttctctatatattttacctcttggtgatgtcattcggaaacataatgttaactttcactgctatgcggtaCATtatgatgaaacatggtgaagccccaaaattgccctccctggaagcctgtgtttcagacataaggaagtggatggcggcaaatgttctacttttaaactcggacaaaacagagatgctagttctaggtcccaagaaacaaagatatctgctgttggatctgacaattcatcttgatggttgtacagtaaTCTGAAATAAatctgtgaaggacctctgcgttactctggaccctctTTTGATGAACCtatcaaggacagcttttttcaatctacgtaacattgcaaaaatctgaaacctTCTGTCTAAAAATGacgcagaaaaatgtatccatgcttttgtcacttctaggttagaatACTGCAATGCTCttctttccggctacccggataaagcactaaataaacttcagttagtgctaaatacggctgctagaatcttgactagaatcAAAATATGTGataatattactccagtgctagcctctctacactggcttcctgttaaggcaagggcgaattacaaggttttactgctaacctacaaagcattacatgggcttgctcccaCCTATCATTCCGATTTGGTCctgacgtacatacctacacgtatgctacggtcacaagacgcaggtctCCTTACTGTTTCTATggtttctaagcaaacagctggaggcagggctttctcctatagagctccattttcatgattgagtgtagtctggcccagggactgggattctctgcctctaaccctattacaggggctgagtcactggcttactggtgctcttccatgccgtccctaggaggggtgcatcacttaaatggtttgagtcactgacgtgatcttcctgtatgagttggccacccctcatagcctggttcctctgtaggttccttactaggttttggcctttctagggagtttttcctagccaccgtgcttctacacctgcattgcttgctgtttggggttttaggctgtgtttctgtacagcactttgattgatttgttactacatgattccatatgtgttatttcatagttttgatgtcttcattattattctacaattgagaaaatagtgagagaaaaaaaaattggACCGGTtagtgtatattatatatatcttTCCGTATTATCTCCTACCTGTTGTGAGATGACGTATCCGATGACAATGTCTCCCTGTGGTACACTCCAGATGATGAGGGCGGAGTCTGATCTCAGCTGACTTACCGATACGTTGACTGGAGCCACTGGCACTGCTGTTACAACACAGAAATAACTTACATATTACACACCTTTTACCACGTCATTGTTGAATACTCATTTccgattggcttgaagggcattctagagtgtGCATAATTACATCATTAAAAACAGCCCGGGCCAAATGTCTCTCCTGACCAATCACAAAGCAGGACCCATCAGGACGTCCTGAATATTCAACAGTCTGTAGGCTCGGCCCTAATATATGTCCTCTCTGTCACCTCCGGCCAAcatggcaggtagtctagtgtttagagtgttgggccagtaaacgaaaggttgctggattgaatccccgagctgacaaggtcaaaatctgtagttctgctcctgaacaaggcagttaacccactgttcctagaccgtcattgcaaataagcatttgttcttaactgacctgtctagttaaataaagggtcaATATTAAAAAGAAAGTAAAATAGCACAAGACAATGCCTAAGGGTCAGTATGTCCTTCCCCCTCTGAGGGGCCACAatgtctctgttacagtatctagaggactgactatatctctgttacagtatccagaggactgactatatctctgttacagtatccagaggactgactatatctctgttacagtacccagaggactgactatatctctgttacagtatctagaggactgactatatctctgttacagtatccagaggactgactatatctctgttacagtatccagaggactgactatatctctgttacagtatccagaggactgactatatctctgttacagtatctagaggactgactatatctctgttacagtatctagaggactgactatatctctgttacagtatctagaggactgactatatctctgttacagtatctagaggactgactatatctctgttacagtatctagaggactgactatatctctgttacagtatctagaggactgactatatctctgttacagtatctagaggactgactatatctctgttacagtatccagaggactgactatatctctgttacagtatctagaggactgactatatctctgttacagtatccagaggactgactatatctctgttacagtatctagaggactgactatatctctgttacagtatctagaggactgactatatctctgttacagtatctagaggactgactatatctctgttacagtatctagaggactgactatatctctgttacagtatctagaggactgactatatctctgttacagtatctagaggactgactatatctctgttacagtatctagaggactgactatatctctgttacagtatctagaggactgactatatctctgttacagtatctagaggactgactatatctctgttacagtatctagaggactgactatatctctgttacagtatctagaggactgactatatctctgttacagtatctagaggactgactatatctctgttacagtatctagaggactgactatatctctgttacagtatctagaggactgactatatctctgttacagtatctagaggactgactatatctctgttacagtatccagaggactgactatatctctgttacagtatctagaggactgactatatctctgttacagtatctagaggactgactatatctctgttacagtatccagaggactgactatatctctgttacagtatctagaggactgactatatctctgttacagtatctagaggactgactatatctctgttacagtatctagaggactgactatatctctgttacagtatctagaggactgactatatctctgttacagtatctagaggactgactatatctctgttacagtatctagaggactgactatatctctgttacagtatctagaggactgactatatctctgttacagtatccagaggactgactatatctctgttacagtatctagaggactgactatatctctgttacagtatctagaggactgactatatctctgttacagtatccagaggactgactatatctctgttacagtatccagaggactgactatatctctgttacagtatctagaggactgactatatctctgttacagtatctagaggactgactatatctctgttacagtatctagaggactgactatatctctgttacagtatctagaggactgactatctctctgttacagtacccagaggactgactatatctctgttacagtacccagaggactgactatatctctgttacagtatctagaggactgactatatctctgttacagtatctagaggactgactatatctctgttacagtatccagaggactgactatatctctgttacagtatccagaggactgactatatctctgttatagtatctagaggactgactatatctctgttgcagtatctagaggactgactatatctctgttacagtacccagaggactgactatatctctgttacagtacccagaggactgactatatctctgttacagtatctagaggactgactatatctctgttgcagtatccagaggactgactatatctctgttacagtacccagaggactgactatatctctgttacagtacccagaggactgactatatctctgttacagtatctagaggactgactatatctctgttacagtacccagaggactgactatatctctgttacagtatccagaggactgactatatctctgttacagtacccagaggactgactatatctctgttacagtatccagaggactgactatatctctgttacagtacccagaggactgactatatctctgttacagtacccagaggactgactattgaATGTGACAGAATAATACTATAGCATCCATGTTTAGCATCTATCTGAAATGTGTTCACTGATGATAACTCTAAGCGaatctatatggatgtatgatctccatggtaactgttcactGATGATAACTCTAAGCGaatctatatggatgtatgatctccatggtaactgttcactGAGGATGACTCTGATGCTATCTCTATGAATGTATGATCTCCGTGGTAACTGttcactgaggataactctgatgctatctctatggatgtatgatctccatggtaactgttcactGAGGATGACTCTGATGCTATCtctatggatgtatgatctccGTGGTAACTGTTCACTGAGGATGACTCTGATGCTATCtctatggatgtatgatctccatggtaactgttcactgaggataactctgatgctatctctatggatgtatgatctccgtggtaactgtacactgaggatgacTCTGATGCTATTTCTAGGGATGTAtgatctccatggtaactgtacactgaggatgacTCTAATGCTATCtctatggatgtatgatctccatggtaactgttcactGAGGATGACTCTGATGCTATCtctatggatgtatgatctcc
This genomic stretch from Oncorhynchus keta strain PuntledgeMale-10-30-2019 chromosome 29, Oket_V2, whole genome shotgun sequence harbors:
- the LOC118376687 gene encoding fibronectin type III domain-containing protein 4-like isoform X2; its protein translation is MPADVAVSLSLATLLLTTWNTLMVIATVPVAPVNVSVSQLRSDSALIIWSVPQGDIVIGYVISQQRQDGLMQRSIREVNSSSRACVLWDLDEDTHYSVQVQSIGLQGDSQPSHTVHFRTLEKTDHYPIGSIDDDPTMEGMDLTPNLQTGELLIVTTVLLLWAAVIALFCRQYDIIKDNDYKDKPKRPSVRTEPSYYSTSVSAQSTPLYYNGGVQGCKFHRTSSSSSIIRV
- the LOC118376687 gene encoding fibronectin type III domain-containing protein 4-like isoform X1 — protein: MPADVAVSLSLATLLLTTWNTLMVIATVPVAPVNVSVSQLRSDSALIIWSVPQGDIVIGYVISQQRQDGLMQRSIREVNSSSRACVLWDLDEDTHYSVQVQSIGLQGDSQPSHTVHFRTLEKTDHYPIGSIDDDPTMEGMDLTPNLQTGELLIVTTVLLLWAAVIALFCRQYDIIKDNDYKDKPKRPSVRTEPSYYSTSVSAQSTPLYYNGGVQGCKDLLFLFHHQSVTGSPPLPPSSDCDRISSSSSIIRL